One Brassica oleracea var. oleracea cultivar TO1000 chromosome C7, BOL, whole genome shotgun sequence genomic window carries:
- the LOC106305800 gene encoding glyceraldehyde-3-phosphate dehydrogenase GAPA1, chloroplastic isoform X2, with protein MLCLYDMFIPRKQNMGSSSGYRKGVTEAKLKVAINGFGRIGRNFLRCWHGRKDSPFDIIAINDTGGVKQASHLLKYDSTLGIFDADVKPSGDAALSVDGKIIKVVSNRNPSLLPWKELGIDIVIEGTGVFVDREGAGKHRTCQWLISLYRSPRRLSLRRSTLLSENLQRKSLKVSLKSAMSRLCPLISDAQMCRPPLILR; from the exons ATGTTATGTCTTTATGACATGTTTATACCAAGAAAACAGAAT ATGGGAAGCAGTAGTGGATATAGAAAAGGTGTGACCGAGGCTAAACTTAAGGTGGCTATCAATGGATTCGGTAGGATCGGGAGGAACTTCTTGAGATGCTGGCATGGCCGTAAGGACTCTCCTTTTGATATCATTGCCATTAACGACACCGGCGGTGTCAAGCAGGCTTCTCATCTCCTTAAATACGACTCTACTCTCGGAATCTTCGACGCTGACGTGAAACCTTCCGGAGACGCTGCACTCTCAGTAGATGGAAAGATCATCAAGGTTGTATCTAACCGCAACCCGTCTCTTCTCCCCTGGAA GGAGTTAGGAATCGATATTGTCATTGAAGGAACAGGAGTGTTTGTGGATAGAGAAGGTGCAGGAAAACACCGAACGTGTCAGTGGTTGATCTCGTTGTACAGGTCACCAAGAAGACTTTCGCTGAGGAGGTCAACGCTGCTTTCAGAGAATCTGCAGAGAAAGAGCTTAAAGGTATCCTTGAAGTCTGCGATGAGCCGCTTGTGTCCGTTGATTTCAGATGCTCAGATGTGTCGTCCACCATTGATTCTTCGCTAA
- the LOC106305798 gene encoding pentatricopeptide repeat-containing protein At3g26630, chloroplastic: MAAPSPSPPPNLLSPPHFRPEKAYFFLRTCSNFPQLKQIHAKIIRHDLANDQLLARHLITLSSSFGETRYASLVFRQLHSPSTFTWNLMIRSLSVNNKPREALLLFVLMLTIHSQFDKFTFPFVIKACLADSSPRLGTQVHGLAITTGLFSDVFLQNTLMDLYFKCGRPDCGRKVFDEMPGRNIVSWTTMLNGLVSNDRLDDAEIVFGQMPTRNVVSWTAMIAAYVKNRRPDEAFQLFRRMQVDDVEPNEFTLVSMLQASTQLGSLSMGRWVHDYAHKNGFLLDCFLGTALIDMYSKCGSLEDARRVFDVMESKSLATWNSMITSLGVHGLGDEALSLFGEMEGEEGVEPDAISFVGVLSACANTGNVKEGLRYFLRMIYVYGITPIEEHNACMIQLLEKALEVNRVSSYVDSMDSDSNISTSFEVESTDRANERHESWNQHQITFSKWDAS; this comes from the coding sequence ATGGCGGCTCCGTCGCCGTCTCCACCACCAAACCTCCTCTCTCCTCCCCACTTCCGACCGGAAAAAGCCTACTTCTTCCTCAGAACATGCTCAAACTTTCCCCAACTCAAACAAATCCACGCCAAAATCATCCGCCACGACCTCGCCAACGACCAGCTCCTCGCTCGACACCTCATCACCCTCTCTTCTTCCTTCGGAGAAACCCGATACGCTTCTCTCGTCTTCCGTCAGCTCCACTCTCCCTCTACGTTCACCTGGAACCTCATGATAAGATCTCTCTCCGTTAACAACAAGCCTCGTGAAGCTCTCCTCCTTTTCGTCCTCATGCTCACAATCCATTCGCAGTTCGATAAATTCACGTTCCCTTTCGTCATCAAAGCTTGCCTCGCTGATTCGTCTCCTCGTTTAGGCACACAAGTCCATGGTTTAGCTATCACAACCGGTTTGTTCTCGGATGTCTTCTTACAGAACACTCTCATGGATCTTTACTTTAAATGTGGGAGACCAGATTGTGGTCGCAAGGTGTTCGATGAAATGCCTGGTAGAAACATTGTCTCGTGGACGACTATGCTCAACGGTCTTGTCTCTAATGATAGATTAGATGATGCTGAGATCGTGTTCGGGCAAATGCCTACGAGGAACGTTGTCTCGTGGACCGCGATGATCGCTGCTTACGTTAAGAACCGTAGACCCGACGAGGCGTTTCAGCTTTTCAGGAGGATGCAGGTGGATGACGTGGAGCCTAACGAGTTTACGTTAGTTAGTATGTTGCAAGCTTCGACTCAGCTAGGGAGCTTGTCTATGGGGAGATGGGTTCATGACTACGCTCACAAGAATGGGTTCTTGCTTGATTGTTTCCTTGGGACTGCTTTGATTGATATGTATAGTAAATGTGGGAGCTTGGAGGATGCGAGGAGAGTCTTTGATGTGATGGAGAGTAAGAGTTTAGCGACTTGGAACTCGATGATCACTAGCTTGGGGGTTCATGGTTTGGGGGACGAGGCTTTGTCTCTGTTTGGGGAGATGGAAGGTGAAGAAGGGGTGGAGCCGGATGCTATCAGTTTTGTTGGTGTCTTGTCTGCTTGTGCAAACACTGGGAATGTGAAAGAAGGGTTGAGGTACTTCTTACGCATGATCTATGTTTATGGTATCACACCTATTGAAGAACATAATGCTTGTATGATCCAACTGTTGGAGAAAGCCTTGGAAGTGAACAGAGTTTCGAGCTATGTTGATTCTATGGATTCTGATTCAAACATCAGCACTTCATTTGAAGTTGAAAGCACGGATAGAGCGAACGAAAGGCACGAAAGTTGGAACCAGCATCAAATTACGTTCTCCAAGTGGGATGCAAGCTGA
- the LOC106305799 gene encoding probable magnesium transporter NIPA8: MGEWVIGAFINIFGSVAINFGTNLLKLGHNERERLALQDGGGGKTPLKPIIHFQTWRVGILVFLLGNCLNFISFGYAAQSLLAALGSIQFVSNIAFAYVVLNKMVTVKVLVATAFIVLGNVFLVAFGNHQSPVFTPEQLAEKYSNVTFLVYCGILILIVAVNHFLYRKGEVLLSTPGQEISSYWKMLLPFSYAVVSGAIGSCSVLFAKSLSNLLRLAMSSSYQLHSWFTYSMLLLFLSTAGFWMTRLNEGLSLYDAILIVPMFQIAWTFFSICTGFIYFQEFQVFDALRTTMFISGMLCVFIGISLLAPDDTRGNESKDNTSSLDSIVSSDVPSEEDRLISQSSEDGHSKDTRVVVQGMYMKATDLFAKTKTACLAALGFGEDSINASAILVMPMVSSKITGFRGNGLERAKILSMRGSGWSKLAMEEEGTRMLEKTSHHHHPSKA; this comes from the exons AGAGAGAGGTTAGCTTTACAGGATGGTGGTGGAGGCAAGACGCCGTTGAAGCCGATTATACATTTTCAGACATGGAGAGTTG GGATCCTTGTCTTTCTTCTTGGGAACTGCCTCAATTTCATTTCGTTTGGTTATGCTGCTCAG TCGCTTTTAGCAGCTCTTGGATCCATTCAGTTTGTATCCAACATAGCGTTTGCTTATGTTGTACTGAACAAAATGGTGACTGTCAA AGTACTTGTTGCTACAGCCTTTATAGTTCTTGGAAACGTTTTCCTGGTAGCATTTGGTAATCATCAGTCACCAG TTTTCACACCGGAACAGTTGGCAGAAAAGTACAGCAATGTCACATTCTTAGTATACTGTGGGATTTTGATTCTAATCGTAGCTGTAAACCATTTCCTCTATAG GAAGGGAGAGGTTTTGTTATCTACACCTGGCCAAGAGATTAGCTCCTATTGGAAAATGCTGCTTCCGTTCTCATATGCTGTGGTCTCTGGCGCTATAGGATCATGCTCGGTTTTATTCGCCAAGTCACT CTCAAATTTGCTGAGACTAGCCATGTCTAGTAGCTATCAATTGCACAGCTGGTTCACATACTCTATGCTTCTTTTATTCCTCAGTACAGCTGGATTCTGG ATGACAAGATTAAACGAAGGATTGTCTCTGTATGATGCAATTCTCATAGTTCCAATGTTTCAGATTGCTTGGACTTTCTTCTCCATTTGTACAGGATTCATCTACTTTCAAGAGTTTCAG GTTTTCGATGCGCTAAGAACAACAATGTTCATATCAGGAATGCTATGCGTATTCATAGGCATATCTTTACTAGCACCTGATGATACAAGAGGCAACGAGTCAAAAGACAATACATCATCTCTTGACTCAATAGTGTCCTCTGACGTGCCATCCGAGGAGGACAG GTTGATATCACAATCGTCTGAAGATGGACATAGCAAAGACACAAGAGTAGTCGTACAAGGAATGTATATGAAAGCAACTGATCTATTTGCCAAGACAAAG ACTGCTTGTTTAGCGGCATTGGGCTTTGGGGAAGACTCCATAAACGCATCGGCCATTCTCGTGATGCCTATGGTATCGTCGAAGATTACAGGGTTCAGAGGAAACGGACTCGAACGGGCCAAGATTTTGTCAATGAGAGGATCAGGATGGAGTAAACTAGCCATGGAAGAAGAAGGAACAAGAATGCTTGAAAAGACATCTCATCATCATCACCCTTCAAAGGCTTAA
- the LOC106305802 gene encoding LOB domain-containing protein 24-like, translating into MNPKRCAACKYLRRRCPKDCIFSPYFPPGDPDKFACIHRIYGAGNVSKMLQQLPVQTRAEAVESLSFEAKCRVEDPVYGCVGIISLLQTEIQKTQTLLARTQAEIAVAQAKHSQNPS; encoded by the exons ATGAATCCAAAAAGATGTGCTGCTTGCAAATATCTGAGAAGAAGATGTCCAAAAGATTGCATTTTCTCACCTTATTTCCCTCCAGGCGATCCTGATAAATTTGCATGCATCCACAGAATCTATGGTGCTGGAAACGTTTCCAAAATGCTTCAG CAACTTCCTGTTCAGACAAGAGCTGAAGCAGTGGAATCTTTGTCCTTTGAAGCAAAATGCAGGGTAGAAGATCCTGTTTATGGATGTGTTGGGATTATTTCTTTACTCCAAACAGAAATTCAGAAAACCCAAACTCTTTTGGCCAGAACTCAAGCTGAGATTGCTGTTGCTCAAGCCAAACATAGCCAAAACCCAAGTTAA
- the LOC106305800 gene encoding glyceraldehyde-3-phosphate dehydrogenase GAPA1, chloroplastic isoform X1, producing the protein MASATFSVPKPSLQGFTDFSGLRSSSASLPFGKKLSSDEFVSAVSFQNSAMGSSSGYRKGVTEAKLKVAINGFGRIGRNFLRCWHGRKDSPFDIIAINDTGGVKQASHLLKYDSTLGIFDADVKPSGDAALSVDGKIIKVVSNRNPSLLPWKELGIDIVIEGTGVFVDREGAGKHRTCQWLISLYRSPRRLSLRRSTLLSENLQRKSLKVSLKSAMSRLCPLISDAQMCRPPLILR; encoded by the exons ATGGCTTCAGCTACTTTCTCTGTCCCCAAACCATCTCTTCAG GGTTTCACTGACTTCTCAGGATTGAGAAGCTCCTCTGCATCACTTCCCTTTGGCAAGAAACTTTCTTCCGATGAGTTTGTTTCCGCTGTCTCTTTCCAGAACTCTGCA ATGGGAAGCAGTAGTGGATATAGAAAAGGTGTGACCGAGGCTAAACTTAAGGTGGCTATCAATGGATTCGGTAGGATCGGGAGGAACTTCTTGAGATGCTGGCATGGCCGTAAGGACTCTCCTTTTGATATCATTGCCATTAACGACACCGGCGGTGTCAAGCAGGCTTCTCATCTCCTTAAATACGACTCTACTCTCGGAATCTTCGACGCTGACGTGAAACCTTCCGGAGACGCTGCACTCTCAGTAGATGGAAAGATCATCAAGGTTGTATCTAACCGCAACCCGTCTCTTCTCCCCTGGAA GGAGTTAGGAATCGATATTGTCATTGAAGGAACAGGAGTGTTTGTGGATAGAGAAGGTGCAGGAAAACACCGAACGTGTCAGTGGTTGATCTCGTTGTACAGGTCACCAAGAAGACTTTCGCTGAGGAGGTCAACGCTGCTTTCAGAGAATCTGCAGAGAAAGAGCTTAAAGGTATCCTTGAAGTCTGCGATGAGCCGCTTGTGTCCGTTGATTTCAGATGCTCAGATGTGTCGTCCACCATTGATTCTTCGCTAA